Genomic segment of Lemur catta isolate mLemCat1 chromosome 2, mLemCat1.pri, whole genome shotgun sequence:
CCACATGTATTGCTCATGCTGACATTTATAACCTGGAACTGTTTAGTATACATAGCTGAACAGTGCGGTCTGTAAAAGGACCTGCAAAGACCATGCGTTGTAAGCGAGCATTGCTTGCTTAAAAGACAGGTGTTGATACTGCTACATATACTCTTGTTTCTTTATGTAATAATAAAGTTCAAGAAGCAGAATTATTGAATCCATTTTCACATTCTGAGTTTCTCTGTCCTTGTAGAAAGTATCCTGTTGCTCTAGGTAAGAATTAAGTAACATATGCCATATCTTCAAGTATCTGattatttgaaatacaaaatacagttaCATGTGTAATTATTATCTGAATAACCTGCACTTTCAAACTAAATATCCCATAGATGCTTATCCTGTGAAGTCAGTTTATACagtgtacatttttatttgtgaaactAATGAATTAACCACATCTATAcaactttgaaagaaaaagtttcAGTGCTAAATTAGGAGCTCTATATAGAAAAGGCAAGAAGTTGCTATGCCTTCTTAACAAAACCTTCATTTCTGCTCATAGAGAAGACTCTCTCCAGGTAAGCCTTGCAGTTGTAAAGACCTTCATCTCTTTACAAGCCGTTTTTCCTTTTGACTTAACATTTTTCTATAGAAGGCTAATGCAGTGAGACATACAAATATCTAAAGTTGTCGTGTGTGTGTTTTACTACCAGTagctaatgtttactgagtatTTGCTATATAGTAAGCACTATTAAAAGTGCTTTGTGTAAATTAACTCATTTGTAATTTATCTTACAGGTGAGAATAAGGTTAAATGACATTCAAATATTCACAGCCCTTTAGAACATGCCTGGGAGTTAAAAGCAGCAATTATAATACTGGACGATCTCAGATCCTCAGAGTCCCGTTTTAAAACTAAAGAACTGGTTGATTTTGAGCTTATGTTTTAATGATTTCAGTGCTCATCATACCAGAATCCTTTTTAAGGGAAGAAATCCTAAAATGGCAAGGAGTTACTGctgctctctttcttcccctagAATCATGTGAAACTTTTCCTCTGAAATTTCTTAATCTCTGACTAGTCAAGGAATGACTTGGTGAGATTACTGATAGGATTTAGCTAGGTTTGAtgtcctcacttgggtgaggaaTTGTCACGGGTTTTAGCAAATCTCAGGAAGCCAGAGCCATCACTCTCAGTTCTTTGTTAGCCAGGCAGAACGGGAAGGCTCAGGGATCTTCCGGTGGCTTCTCTCCAACTTTGTACTAATTCTCCGTGAGGCATATTTTCTCTGAGTGCAATGTATTGATCATTTATGTTTCTCTAGTGCTTTCTTCTAGGTGGTGCAATACCAGATCGGGTCCTAAGAAAGCTGATAGTTTCTCATCACAAGTTTCCTGTGGTACATTACCCCAAACCATTGTAATATACAGAAAGGATGAAAGTGATTGGTTAGCCTTCACCAGTAAAGTCTGGATATTGAGAGAGAATATAGCAACTGCATACCACTGACTTTGTGTCCGTGGATGTTGGGAGGTGGGGTTGGAGTAGTTCTTTAATCCAAACCTCATGGCCATTTGTGATCAGATCATGCATGCCCCTCACTGGCTAGGGTATTAAATTAGCAAATTTATCTCATGATTTTTACATGTGAGTAAGTTCTGTAATGATTGTAAAGGTCTGAGCAGAATGCAAGGATGCATTGAAATAAAGCCAAATGGACTGACCTCTTACTACCAGCGTGGTCCCTTCTCTGGTTTGCTTAGCTCTGGGTTCCTGTGCACTAGGAAATGCTATTCCACAGATGTAAATTGCACTGTCATTTGAAGTCACTCTGTTTACAGTGAGGGAAACTTGGTTTTTTGCCAGGGATTCCCTCACCGTGAATTTGTCTGCTTCATTTGTGCATCCGTGCAAGCACAGGTTCTCAGGCTGGTGAGTGCCATAGCGAAACCACAGGCTTGTTGGATGCTCTGAAGGGCATCCAGTTGCAGAGAAGCTACACTCTATGGTGACAGCCTTGTGAGTGGTGTAGTCCACCTCTAGGTAATGTGGTTGTGTGACCGAGACAGTACAGGCACCCACAGCACCTGCGGGAGGAAGCAGATGGTGGTTTTAGTGGGCTTCTCACCTCACTTTGCctgtgcttttattttacttatattttctggCTGGGAAATCGAGCCATTTTCTTACCTTACTCCCAGTGCAAACAAGGCTATACAAATAGACACCAGTGGTGCTCACTTGTCCTAACTCCCTGTGTTTCTGACATTTACCTGCTGGTTTGTGTGACGTCTGGTTACCTGAGGATGGCCCCAGAGAGGTAGCAGCGTATCTGGAGTCAGAAGTTTGGGGTCCAGGTGTACATTCCTGCTACTTACAAGCTTTCCTTTGATCTCCTGCAGATCACATAATCTCCCAGCCTGCTTCCTCGTCTGTACCCCTCGCCTCACACGATGGCTGTTTTCACTGTGGTGACCTGTGTCAAAGCGCCTCGTACGAATCTTGCTGCTGCTGACTGAGCACATGAGCAGTGGATCGATTTTGCCGTTTTGTGGGGGTTGGGATCGCTAGGAATTCATGGCAATTGACAATTGTTTCTTTGTGAGCCTGGTGTCCCTTCCCTTCGGGAAACTTGATAAAGGGCAAGATGTACACCTGTGGAGATCCAGCCCTGGCTTATGCTACGATGTCTTTGATTACTGAGCAGAGGCCAGCTGAGCTAGCCATGCCATCCTAGGCAGATTTGATTTCTTCCTGGCACGGGTATGCTCTGTGGGTCCTTGTAGCATTTATCTTATTTGATTGACAATACTGTGATAAAGAACACAGACTTGACTTCAGATCCATCTTAATCTCAAGTTGTCTGTcagataaagtttttaaaagggaAGCTAAGGGGCTGGGCACGATGGCAcgatggcacgtgcctgtagtcccagctgtttgagAAGCTCTGCGGGGAGGAttgtttgcttgagcccaggagttcgaggccagcctgggaaacacagagagacccccatctccataaaagaaatattaaaaaattaaaaaaaaaaaaaaaagagaagctgaCTTCTAACACTTTCCTTTAAGAACTAGTAGCACAGGgtaaaaataagtatttgcaACTTTGGAGTTTCATATCTCTACTTGTTTCCAACTTCTGCGAAATTTGTATGTGGGAGAAAACCAGTCGTAGTGGTTTCCTATGGAAGCAGGGACTTGTGAGGAAACTGCTGTTCCCTCCCCCTACCAGTTAGGCAACATATTATCCGAAAAGAGAAGTTTGGATGATATGTCACACCACAGCCTGCTCCTgtgaaaaatttctctttaagaaTTCTCATATtctatagggtttttttttttttctaagagatgaggtgttgctgtgttgcccaggctggtcttgaactctagatttttttttttttttttaacatagtattTTAAACACTGAAAAGGTTGAAAGTTTATCTCCTCGGTGGAGGGAATAAAATactctttttactatttttaaaaaccacattagAAAATAAGTAGAGAACTAATTTTTGACACTTAAACAAagctttttattatagaaaatttcaagcTTATGCAGAAACAGCAGATGAGCACAGCGAACCCCCCGCTGTCAGGGCTTCAACTTAATCTTGTTTCCCCCCCCCATCTACTCCCTCACTCCCATATTATTTCAGAGCAAACCCTCGCCATTTTATGTACACTTctttcaaaatacatttctaaatgataagaattcttcatatatacttattagaaaaaaatagactatTACTGTAAGTAGAAGCAAGAGGAAAGCCGTAGCCCTTTCACATGAAAtaactactgttaacattttggtgtatttctctacagatgaggaaaaagtTACTTTTAAGAGTTTTTACTCCCTTCCCTGCCCTATAATCCAAATTTTGTGGGCAAATCTGAGATTATTAGAACTGTAATGTAGGAGACGCTTTCTCTTTCATAGAGAGGGAATGGGTATAGGcagaattattaaaaagatacagGATGGCTATTCTCTGTAGAAGGAGTCatgttgggttttcttttttttttttatgatgacAGTTACTTTTAATTTACAGAAACATTGTTCTTTGCAAATACTCAGCAGATACTGTTTAGTACTTAGTGTGTGCAGAGCGAGTTTGCCCGCATGGGAATGGAATTGTTGATGACTAGCACACACGATCTTAGGAACCTTTTGTTTGGCGAGGTGCTCGCTCTCTAAAGCAGCATAACAGAAAGAATTTTCAAGGTTAATGTGAAACTTTTTTTCAGCTAGTCTTTGATTCCctgtttctctggggaaaaaGGGAACTTACCGCCTTAGACACCTTTCATAATGTTACACGTTTAAAAGTTATTCTGTAGGagcttaaaatataaatgcattagGTGAAAAATAGCAGTCGATTTAAATAAAaggggggaggagaaagaaaagaatcttaCCGACATAAAACAGAATCAGACTGACTTGCGGAGGGAGAGCGAGGGGGCCTCTGTCCACGGTCCTCATTGCCATGTGTGCGCGCTGGGGCGGTGGCGTGCGTATTTGAAAGGAGAGTTGGCTTtcgtttttcttcctcctttctccttttagAAAGGAAGAACTGAAGAGAGAGGAACTTCTCATTAAGGAACCGTAATCAGGAACTTTTTGAAATTGTGTAAAGATGGTTTGTAACCCGGTTTAACCATTTCACGTTGAGATTTTAGCCTGGAGCACATTTCTAAATGTgcgtatgatttttttttttttcatggatttttaCAAACCCTCACAGGCGTTAGGTGTTTTGGGTGAGATTTTGATTTGGATGTCACATATTCCCAGGAAGGAGTATCGTTTGACAGAAAAGTCAGTACTTTAACTTTCCAGGGCAGTTCAGTCGCTGGTCCTGGGGTCCCCGCTGTGTGCTCAGCCCTGGGCCAGTAACCGCTGGGATGGGGGAAGCAGTAGAAGGAAGTGGCTTCATGTAGAACAAGAGAAAAATTAGTGAACAGCACATCCTAGTACAGTGAGGAAATACATCGTCGTTACCTACTTGTGCCCAGTTTTGAATTCAGAGACCCTTTCCTGATGTGCTGTGGAGCAGACGTGTGGGCCCTCTGTCCTCTGTGTCCCCCTCCCTCTGTGTCCTGAACATGCCCAGGCCTGGAGGTGTATTCAGTTGGGGCTTGTCTTTGTAAGCAGCAGGAACAGACTCAGGCTGacttaagcaaaaggaaattcATTGAAAGGACTTGGGGACAGCTCCCAGAGTCACTGAGAGGACTGAAGAATTATCTGTGGGATCCACAGCCAGGAAAAATGCCCCAAATCACGCTATAAAATGGGCCTGAAGAGCACGCTGCTCCTGCCAGGCACTAGGTGCCATAACTCTGTCACTCTGTCGTCAGTTCCACTCTACTGCTGCCCCAGCCACTTGGTCTCACTGCCACTGCTCCCCCCGCCTCCCCAGAACAAGCCTCGAGCCTTGTGTCCCCACTGCTTTTGTCACTAGCTCTTCATTCCAGGTCTCAGGCAAGTATGCCTGAGCTTAGGTCACGTGCTGGTGCCTCAGCTGCAGGGAGTTCCCCAGACACAGGACGAGGGttcagtgctggaccaccaaacacaatGGCAAACCTCTCCACTGTAGTGTGCGTACTCTTGGCGCCTACTGATTATAGGTTTTCTCTTTGACAGAAGGTCATTCTCACTCTGAATTTAGTAACATTTTTAAGGATATGTGTAGTTTATGCGTCACCATAGTACCTAAAAGCCctccaaaatttaaatatactgttAACCTTTGTGTATGTGACTATAGTCAGTGTTGGTTTGTATGTGAATTTGAAGACCTTACCTATCCTCCCATCCCCCAGGTGTCTGATGCTTGTAGGTTTAGAAATGACTGATAGAGACTTCAGTCACTAGTCCAAGAAATACTAGGTTGACCTATCCATTCTAGTGTTTGATTTTTATGTAAAGGTAGGGTACGGATCAACTTTCCTTGGAAAACACACTGATGGCctgtctgtttttataaattaaaatcctTCAtgaaccaatttttatttttagcctagTAAATCTAAGTAATAAGTTGCATAAGTTTACTATACCAGTGGTATTTTCTTGCATTTGTCTAAAACTCTTTCAGGTATAACATgttactctctgtttctgtatTCTAGTATTTAATGACCAGTTTTCTGAACCCATTAACCATTATAGCCCACAGGTGGTCTAATGGAGGATGTTATCTGAAACAGCTTTAACCTTGGATCGCATTTCTGCTCTGACACTCATTAACCTTGCAAGTTTGGACAAATTCTTTAGCCCTTCTGAGCCTGTACTTTATCTCTGTGCCCACCTACCTCAGGGGGTACCTGGGAAGTATAGAGGAGATGATTCATCAAGGCACGCAGGTCTGGAACATACCACGTCCTTGGCAATTACTGtccctccccccttctctctttAACTTGTTTGTTCAAGAATTtaacttaatgtttttatttgttttagtagGTGGCAAGTGGGAGAAACCATCAGAAATTTTGGAAATCAAAGGACAGAACTGGGAAGAGCAAGTGAATAGTCTTCCTGAAGTTTTCAGAAAAGCTGGTTTTGTTATCGAAGCTTTCACCAGACTGCCATACCTGTGTGAAGGCGACATGTATAATGACTACTACGTTCTGGATGACGCTGTCTTTGTTCTCAAACCAGTATAAACACGTGGAGGTCGAAGTCTTCAGAGTCCGGACCCTCCAGGATGCACCCTCTGGAAGAGGGTCTGTGTTAACAGTTACGTGAAGTGAGGGCCTTTGGGGACCGCCATTCTAAATATCATGTaggaatttaaaaagccaaaatacTAATTATTTCTTTGTAGTGTGTAaaaggaatgtttttaaaaaacaaaaacccaactctTTGTGGATTTTTATCAACTCTTTACTCAGTTAGAGCCACACTTCAATGCAGGTCACACTTCAATTACGATGGAAGATATTTTTTATACTTAACTACAGTAGGGACTCATTCCCAAGCAAAGCAATAGTCATGACTTCGTGGAACCAATAAATggattgtttttaataaaatgaagactGGCAATAAAGCTGTCCATTCACTTGCAGATATTGGTTATAAGGTATAGCCACTGATACTCTTTCATGTTTAGAGATTCTTTCTGTTGTTattcaagaaaatgtttttaatcatgCTAATAAACTTTTTTGGAGATGACTTTGGCATTATGTTTGAGTTAATATAAGGCTCCCCTatccttttttattgctttggCTTTAGGAATACCCAAATAGTAGCATTATGCGTAAGATTCAGACAACTTGCATATGTGGTGAAGGAAGGCTTCAgactggggggaaggggagattATTGCAAATTGCAATGAATGCTGAGGCAGTCTAGACGCCCCTAAAAAGAACAGCTTCATTCAGATATAGTACTTCAGGGaccacccccactccccaatTAATGTTGCTTTGAGAATTGCAACACACCCGGTTCTGACTTTGTGACAGCTGTGTCCTACGCTCTGAACTTTTTCTGGACAATCTCAGGTTCTCAGAATTGAAACATTCAGTTATGTCTAATGACAAAATGTAACCTAAAGATGTTTTAATTCAACTTTTTACTCTACACTTGTATACCTCTTTCCCAGGACTTGGCTCTTCCTGAAATCCTTAACTGAGTTGTTTATTTGCCAAGAATACGGTTTGATGAAGATCACCTCAGACTCATGCATTCTAGAATCCGTGCGTGCCTCCAACCATAAACCCAGAAACGTTGCAATAGAGGAACTCATTAGCAAGATCAATAACCATCGTGGATATTCCAAAGAGCAGAGCACTTAACCCAGAATGAATCTAAAATCTCAGTAATAACAGATGCCAATATGAGATTGTGGTTATTAACAATATGTTATTCTcacaacattatttttttcttcatccagCTGTTTCATTAAGTATTCTCATTTATATGCTCATAGAATTCATCAGATCAACACATTTACTGCAACACCTGGgtataaaggaaaattaaagccTTGAGAAGAATtactttattattcattaagAACAGCATTCTCACATCCTCACACCAATATCTTCCACTGTTATTGTCTAGTCATAATAAGAGTTGGGTTATGTGATTTATGTAAAATTGTTACTGGTGTGTTCTAATGATTTTTTCCAGGAATTCAAATACTTAGTACCCTAGattgtaaaaatagaaagaggaaaTGAGTAAACTTAATGTAGTTCTTGTACAGTTGAATTTTGCTTCTTTATAAACTGTCTGTCGTAATCAGGGGTTGTTGTTTAGACTGTCGAGCAAAAGTGATGGATATTCAAAGAGGCAGGTTGCCCCAAAACTGTTTAATAACTTTCAGGTTGAGAATTAATTTGAtggtccattaaaaaaaataacaactcaTTCTTTACCAGAACAAAACCAAACCAGAAAGCACATACATTTATGCGTTTTAAAGACAAAACAGTTTCTCAAGAAGATCTGAGGTTCTTTGAAGACCAGCTTATTAAAAGCGCCGTTTTATGGTGAAAATTGAAACCAGCAAATGCACTCAACGTTTCCTGTCTGGTCTTGAAAGTCTTGGTGGTGTGTCACCGTTCCACTAGATGGCAGTGTTGCTTACTGAGTGTCAatggttttttttcctccctaaatggaatcctgtttttttcccccaaagtacAATAAATCTGCCTTCTTGTCTGCACCATTCTGCGTGTAAGTGCTTCATATCAAGTTAAGGTTGTGCTAGAGAAATTAAGAGCTCTATCTGTGGTCAAAGCACGCTAACCAATTGACCTTAAAGGTCAATGGAGAAGGGAAATGCAAGCTTACACCTGTGTACCCTAGCTCCTGGCACCTGCATTGTAAGCGTGTTGAGTGTTCGGGCCACTGATctcagagaaggggagggaagaatgTACAATGCCCTTTGTCATGTTTCCCCCTTGTCCAGAGTAATTAAAAGCGATATTGTATTTTCTACTATCCTGTATGACCTGTCATCGGTTTTTACATAGTTGACTTTCAACAGCAAAAAGCTTGGCTGGGAAATAATGTCAAACATAGGTTATTTCAAGTTATCTTCTGAGTAAAGCTTTGTTTTCACTTCGTTCTGAGTATTAATGGATGGATTCGTAAGGAAGCAAGATGTTTTTATCAATTGCTTCCCACCACTTGGTTACTGATAGAGGTGTTCCAGGATCCTTTTTCTCTAACAACGATAGCATGTTCATCATGGGCTTCCAGTAGCTAGTGACCTACTGTGTTTGTGCAGATGCCTAAGTGCCCCCAAATTATTAATACCTTACAATCAATGCTTCTGTATTTTAGCTTGAAAACACTGAGACAGGGCAGTCTGGGCTGAGTTGGACTGTCTAGGAGTTCACTGAGCACAAAATTGGGCTAATAATTGACAAGACAATCAGGATGCTCAGAAACTTACAACCAACTtatcaaagatataaaataatggaTCAGCAGAAGGAAGGTCTCTCACTGTATCCACGCTAAGGAACATTTGTGatctaaatgaaaaaataatgcacCCAGATCATTAAGGAAATAGGTTTGTAATATAAAATCAACAGTATAGCTTTTCGCAAGTAGTGGATAATGAGGTGATAGCTGGGCAACAGTGAACAGACAGTAATGATTAAAAGAATTTCATGATCGGGTGtcatggctcacacttgtaatcccagcactttgggaggctgaggcaggaggatgcttgaggccaggagttcgagaccagcctgagcaacatgcgagattcccatctctacaaaaaataaattagctgggtgcggtggtgcatggctgtaatcccagctactcgggaggctgaggcaggaagatggctagAGCCTGGGAGTTGATGGTTGcagcagtgagcaatgatcacaccactgcactccagcctgagtgacagagtgagactttgtctctaaaaaaaaaaaaaaaaaaaagaatttcacatATACTGTAGCTATAGGGCATTCATATTTTGTCTCTTGCTTTAtcaatttttctaatatatttgtaTCGTCTTTGTCTTCTGTGTAGGAATTGATCCTAACTTTTTTAGTTGTAGCttgttatttaacattttatttttattttttctttagagtaCCTATTTCTCcaggtacctcacataagtggagtcatacagtatttgcctttttgtgattggctcatttcacttagcataatgttctcaagattcatctgtgttgtagccagtgtcagaattcccttccttctCAAGGAGGAataatccattgtatggatataccacattttgcttatccattcatccatcgatggacgcttgggttgcttctaccttttagctgttctgaataatgctgctatgaacatgggtggaCAAATGTCTCTTTGAGAGCCTGCTTTTAAGTCTTTTGGGTCTATACCCAGAAggggaattgctggattatatagtaattctatttttaattctttgagaaaccaccatgctgttttccacagtgactgcagcattttccattcccactaacagtgcacaagagttccagtttcttgccaacatttattttctgtttttttaatagtagccatcctaatgggtataatgtGGTGtcttgtagttttgatttgatttgcGTTAGTGCAtcgtttgtttttttgtttttgtttttcataccAGTAGACTAGCTGGCAAcat
This window contains:
- the IGSF6 gene encoding immunoglobulin superfamily member 6, whose translation is MAMRTVDRGPLALPPQVSLILFYVGAVGACTVSVTQPHYLEVDYTTHKAVTIECSFSATGCPSEHPTSLWFRYGTHQPENLCLHGCTNEADKFTVRESLAKNQVSLTVNRVTSNDSAIYICGIAFPSAQEPRAKQTREGTTLVVREIKPLSKELQGFLTAVLSLLSIYIIGVCVVFIVLSKQSKSNTLRNKETKEDSQKKKSARRIFQEIAQELYHKRYVERSQQPEKDNTYENRRALSNYERP